Proteins encoded in a region of the Acidobacteriota bacterium genome:
- a CDS encoding radical SAM protein has product MRQVTNPPNPYDRYSAEYVGEPPPTKLEVFEETSTKKIITKAFASDWEGGFRYTVNCYRGCVHGCTYCFARQYHEYLGYGAGTDFETKIVVKPNAPQLLREELKRSRDKMPHLDFSFATDPYLPLEAEYKLTRQCLEVCAEFRVPVAIVTKSPLVTRDLDVLKRLSKVSVFFSLPFLTKERSNPFEPYTPVPEARFRAMKTLSDEGITTGIGIAPVIPGYNESDIPGLLERAKECGARRAFMSMLHIDTDSIEQYFVQKMNERLPGNPRPQDHQHNAPRTRREPPPSQLQRADDRPHRAMGCHRKTL; this is encoded by the coding sequence GTGCGACAGGTCACGAACCCACCTAATCCCTATGACCGCTATTCGGCGGAGTATGTCGGCGAGCCGCCGCCGACAAAGCTTGAGGTCTTTGAAGAGACCTCGACCAAGAAGATCATCACAAAGGCCTTTGCCTCGGATTGGGAAGGCGGTTTTCGCTACACGGTAAACTGCTACCGCGGCTGCGTCCATGGCTGCACATATTGCTTTGCCCGGCAGTATCACGAATATCTCGGCTATGGTGCCGGCACGGATTTTGAGACAAAGATCGTCGTCAAGCCCAACGCCCCGCAGCTTCTTCGCGAGGAGCTGAAAAGATCCCGCGACAAGATGCCGCATCTTGATTTCTCATTCGCGACCGACCCGTATCTGCCGCTTGAGGCTGAATATAAGCTGACCCGCCAGTGTCTTGAGGTCTGTGCCGAGTTTCGCGTGCCGGTCGCGATCGTCACAAAATCGCCGCTCGTCACCCGCGACCTCGACGTCCTCAAACGCCTCTCAAAGGTCTCGGTCTTTTTCTCGCTGCCGTTTCTTACGAAAGAGCGGTCGAACCCCTTTGAGCCCTATACGCCCGTCCCCGAGGCACGCTTCCGTGCGATGAAAACGCTTTCGGACGAGGGCATCACGACCGGCATCGGCATCGCACCCGTGATCCCCGGTTACAACGAATCTGACATTCCCGGCCTGCTTGAGCGTGCCAAGGAGTGCGGTGCCCGCCGGGCTTTTATGTCGATGCTGCACATTGATACCGATTCGATCGAGCAATACTTTGTCCAGAAAATGAACGAACGCTTGCCCGGAAACCCGCGTCCGCAAGATCATCAACACAATGCACCGCGAACGCGGCGGGAGCCTCCGCCATCGCAGCTACAAAGAGCGGATGACCGGCCGCACCGAGCAATGGGATGTCACCGTAAAACTCTTTGA